The following proteins come from a genomic window of Anopheles ziemanni chromosome 3, idAnoZiCoDA_A2_x.2, whole genome shotgun sequence:
- the LOC131289740 gene encoding pseudouridylate synthase 1 homolog encodes MLALFRRAVVSVEFHRLVPLVKQKIRSHRSVVPKPSLLDETVTKRFVVELAAAVEAKFAEKKVEAQKRMEARKARREVEQRYNGAVKRRKWEDPPDDPEAVKNFDPASRVKRRKSIILLGYSGVNYFGMQRNPGTKTIEEDLLRAMLKQNWINDEGFRQPQQIQFQRAARTDKGVSAAMQVVSIKLPDSLDVEALNSELPSDIRVYAVKRVTKGFNSKTNCDARTYTYTLPTVAFAPNDEKVNILTYRLPAERLNRVNEVLSLYVGTKNFHNFTSRKEFLDPSVKRFIMMFECDAPFVPEGTTAEFATIKIKGQSFMLHQIRKMVGLTIAIVRGLAESELIEKAFGQERYGIPTAPGLGLVLSRIHYDKYNKRYGEDGCHETLEFEKEESMIQEFFKQHIASKIVETEMGTNSMMEWLEKLPLHSYEPRDENDTSEWKPRNQKASADGDDDE; translated from the exons ATGTTGGCATTATTTCGTCGTGCAGTAGTTTCCGTAGAATTCCATCGTTTAGTACCattggtgaaacaaaaaatacgcTCACACCGTTCCGTAGTACCGAAACCGTCGCTGCTGGACGAGACGGTAACCAAGAGATTTGTGGTCGAACTAGCAGCTGCCGTGGAAGCAAAGTTTGCGGAAAAGAAGGTTGAGGCACAGAAACGGATGGAGGCACGTAAAGCTAGACGGGAAGTGGAGCAGCGATACAACGGTGCAGTTAAGCGACGCAAATGGGAAGATCCTCCGGATGATCCGGAGGCGGTGAAAAACTTCGATCCGGCTTCGCGAGTGAAGCGTCGCAAGAGTATTATTTTGCTGGGCTACTCGGGCGTGAATTATTTTGGCATGCAGCGAAACCCCGGTACCAAAACGATCGAAGAAGATCTTCTCCGGGCGATGTTGAAGCAAAATTGGATCAACGATGAGGGCTTCCGGCAACCGCAGCAGATTCAGTTCCAGCGAGCAGCACGCACGGACAAGGGAGTATCCGCTGCGATGCAAGTTGTTTCTATTAAACTGC cCGATAGCTTGGATGTTGAAGCGCTAAACTCCGAGTTGCCTTCAGATATTCGGGTGTACGCAGTGAAGCGCGTCACCAAAGGATTCAACTCCAAAACAAACTGCGACGCACGGACCTATACCTACACACTGCCCACGGTAGCGTTTGCGCCAAACGAcgaaaaagtaaacattttaACGTACCGTCTTCCGGCTGAACGATTGAACCGAGTGAACGAAGTTCTCTCCCTTTACGTGGGTACCAAGAACTTTCACAATTTCACCAGCCGTAAAGAGTTTCTTGATCCATCCGTCAAGCGGTTCATCATGATGTTCGAATGTGATGCACCGTTCGTCCCCGAAGGTACGACAGCGGAGTTCGCCACCATCAAAATCAAAGGACAAAGTTTCATGCTGCATCAGATACGTAAAATGGTCGGCCTCACCATAGCCATCGTGCGAGGTCTGGCCGAAAGTGAACTGATTGAGAAGGCCTTCGGACAGGAACGATACGGTATCCCGACCGCCCCGGGACTTGGATTAGTTCTAAGTAGAATTCATTACGATAAGTACAACAAGCGATATGGCGAAGATGGCTGCCACGAGACGTTGGAATTCGAAAAGGAAGAATCAATGATACAGGAGTTCTTTAAACAGCACATTGCTTCCAAAATCGTTGAGACGGAAATGGGCACTAATTCAATGATGGAATGGTTAGAAAAATTGCCACTTCATAGTTATGAGCCGCGGGATGAGAATGATACGAGTGAATGGAAACCTAGGAATCAAAAAGCTTCTGCCGACGGTGACGATGACGAATAA
- the LOC131287864 gene encoding proteasome assembly chaperone 1, whose product MSLNFGEIVEPSTRAFWDDYDEQEESDSPANVVLEWLCLNGQDHASEEAAIQKTLQEPFRFVILEGQKISSFVTTAILRGSTSLAFQLSCGTVNVFHLPAEKLLVCVSEEIEPNLFGSVTEKLSRWLEATESVITISLLPAVMYKGASEREQEQVCFIKALNKNVSLADIGQLEAPNVITGVAGGAVSYRKFLGKDAAAYACFLDSVELDSVSSEPILRLLKALRVPCADRYERKFKTSSNLYM is encoded by the exons ATGAGTTTAAATTTTGGTGAAATTGTGGAACCTTCAACCCGTGCCTTTTGGGATGATTACGATGAGCAAGAAGAAAGCGATAGCCCGGCCAACGTGGT ttTGGAATGGTTGTGTTTAAACGGACAAGACCACGCATCGGAGGAAGCAGCCATACAGAAAACCCTACAGGAACCGTTCCGTTTCGTCATCTTGGAGGGCCAAAAGATAAGCAGTTTTGTGACGACGGCCATTCTCAGGGGTAGCACCAGTCTCGCGTTTCAACTGTCCTGTGGCACGGTTAACGTTTTCCATCTACCAGCCGAGAAACTGTTGGTTTGTGTATCGGAGGAAATCGAACCGAACCTTTTCGGGAGTGTTACGGAAAAATTGTCCCGCTGGTTGGAAGCGACGGAATCGGTCATCACCATCTCGCTGCTACCAGCCGTAATGTACAAGGGAGCGTCGGAGCGTGAACAGGAGCAGGTTTGTTTTATCAAGGCCctaaacaaaaatgtgtcGCTCGCGGACATAGGGCAATTGGAGGCACCCAATGTAATTACTGGAGTAGCGGGCGGTGCGGTTAGTTATCGTAAATTTCTGGGAAAAGATGCAGCAGCGTATGCATGTTTCCTTGACTCGGTCGAATTGGATTCGGTCAGTTCGGAACCAATTCTTCGTCTCCTAAAAGCTCTACGTGTCCCTTGCGCAGATCGGTATGAGCGAAAGTTTAAAACAAGCTCAAATCTTTACATGTAG
- the LOC131287322 gene encoding 8-oxo-dGDP phosphatase NUDT18: METNLVRVLEGQYLDELTSELCDFTLEEQNAATEAQGVKPLAASDYVPIVGKTVTYVVACVIVNDANEVLMMQEAKESCAGKWYLPAGRMEPGETIMEAGAREVLEETGLKVEITTLLAVETAGGSWFRFVLTGNVIGGELKTPSQADQESIQAKWCQNLNELSLRANDILPIVELARNYRVRSPKDPNWHREILPARKAHYKNYLRVVVAIKNKSTNQVYVLLSEKTAYHFPTVEIHPGRSIHSTLKKFMIELFGADLPQHRPHGVLSVEHHTSGTQANPTDGMCLTVLVICRPSIESVSLIGKCIWHELSKDLSARLAMAVAGKNATFQLHVVR, encoded by the coding sequence ATGGAAACTAATTTAGTGCGCGTACTTGAGGGACAATATCTGGACGAGCTGACCAGTGAACTGTGCGACTTTACGTTGGAGGAACAGAACGCTGCTACGGAAGCGCAAGGCGTTAAACCGCTGGCCGCATCAGACTACGTACCAATCGTCGGGAAGACGGTCACGTACGTCGTGGCCTGTGTGATCGTGAACGATGCCAACGAGGTGCTGATGATGCAAGAGGCAAAGGAATCGTGCGCCGGCAAGTGGTATCTACCAGCAGGACGCATGGAACCGGGCGAAACGATTATGGAAGCAGGTGCCCGTGAAGTACTGGAAGAGACTGGCCTGAAAGTGGAAATAACAACGCTCCTGGCTGTGGAAACGGCCGGTGGTTCTTGGTTTCGCTTCGTCCTGACGGGCAACGTGATTGGGGGTGAGCTGAAAACTCCATCCCAGGCGGATCAAGAGTCGATTCAGGCGAAGTGGTGCCAAAACCTGAACGAATTGTCCCTGCGCGCCAACGACATTCTGCCCATAGTGGAGCTGGCCAGAAACTATCGCGTACGCTCCCCGAAAGATCCAAACTGGCATCGTGAAATACTACCAGCGCGGAAGGCCCACTATAAGAACTACCTTCGGGTGGTGGTAGCCATCAAGAACAAGAGCACTAATCAAGTGTATGTGCTGCTAAGCGAGAAAACGGCCTATCACTTCCCGACGGTAGAAATCCATCCCGGCCGTAGTATTCACTCGACGCTGAAAAAGTTCATGATTGAGCTATTCGGTGCGGATCTTCCTCAGCATCGTCCACACGGGGTACTGAGCGTGGAGCATCATACGAGTGGTACACAGGCAAACCCAACCGATGGGATGTGTCTTACGGTGCTGGTGATCTGTAGGCCGTCGATTGAATCAGTATCGCTGATCGGGAAATGTATCTGGCACGAGCTGAGCAAAGACCTAAGTGCTCGGCTTGCGATGGCAGTAGCAGGAAAGAATGCGACTTTCCAGCTGCATGTCGTGCGATAG
- the LOC131287073 gene encoding COMM domain-containing protein 2: MARLIRLEQGKQLAFLLEQPEEVLIEFCKLAIEYINAGVNDKKCTVAAKKLSTTYETVRGALEALVALLIDSTKLAIAEREFYAAIASLDSINEKQSEILWQFVISKRNLVDNVLRASCQDELYFRELEWRIEGRIASRRQRSQASPVIKMKFHLDKECVSEYREKLGASSPDRDTTESSKNSDRTRREVLAETDPIMLQHMIQVLEQALLDARTRRVRNYVKPTQS; the protein is encoded by the exons ATGGCGCGTTTAATAAGATTGGAGCAGGGCAAACAACTTGCCTTTCTACTGGAACAACCAGAAGAAG TCCTAATAGAGTTCTGCAAATTGGCCATCGAATATATAAACGCTGGAGTGAACGATAAGAAATGTACCGTTGCTGCAA AAAAGCTTTCTACTACCTACGAAACGGTACGTGGTGCACTGGAGGCATTAGTTGCATTGCTAATTGATAGCACCAAACTGGCAATCGCGGAACGCGAATTCTATGCGGCCATTGCATCGTTGGACAGCATCAATGAGAAGCAAAGCGAAATTCTCTGGCAATTTGTTATCAGCAAGCGGAATTTAGTCGATAATGTACTACGCGCATCCTGTCAAGATGAGTTGTATTTCCGTGAGCTAGAATGGCGTATTGAGGGACGCATAGCTTCGCGTAGACAACGGTCTCAAGCATCGCCGGTCATAAAGATGAAATTTCATTTGGACAAGGAATGTGTAAGTGAATATCGCGAGAAGCTGGGCGCATCCTCTCCGGATCGTGATACAACTGAATCTTCAAAAAATTCGGATCGAACTAGACGGGAGGTTTTGGCGGAAACAGATCCGATTATGCTGCAGCACATGATTCAGGTGTTGGAACAGGCACTACTCGACGCAAGGACTCGTCGTGTTCGGAATTATGTTAAGCCAACTCAGAGTTGA
- the LOC131287074 gene encoding large ribosomal subunit protein mL66, producing the protein MALSFFTKCSAFSRISPFVRSFSVTSVNQLKEIKEVTANDTLVVKGEFVPSPRRDTLIPQLLEARNKGERFCPQCTLGLDIKHTDVLILSQYVRSDGCMLPRRITGLCKRQQRRMGALVTMAQKAGLMPNLNPSTSKKDPKRRYQWKKYNKYYDEETIKC; encoded by the exons ATGGCTCTTTCGTTTTTTACCAAATGTAGCGCCTTCTCGAGAATATCACCGTTTGTACGTAGTTTTTCAGTCACTTCAGTCAACCAGCTTAAAGAAA TCAAAGAGGTTACGGCGAATGATACCCTGGTGGTCAAGGGAGAATTCGTCCCATCACCGCGGCGAGATACGCTGATCCCGCAGTTGCTTGAGGCACGAAACAAAGGCGAACGGTTCTGTCCCCAGTGTACACTCGGGCTAGACATTAAGCATACAGATGTGCTGATTCTAAGTCAATACGTGCGTTCCGACGGTTGTATGCTACCACGCCGGATAACCGGATTATGTAAGCGACAGCAACGACGCATGGGCGCATTGGTCACGATGGCTCAGAAAGCCGGTCTGATGCCCAACCTGAACCCGTCGACCAGCAAGAAAGATCCTAAACGGCGCTATCAGTGGAAAAAGTATAACAAATACTACGACGAAGAAACGATCAAGTGTTAA
- the LOC131283986 gene encoding cullin-5 translates to MMQKPTFEDKWPYMRPVVLSLLKQERVTPSEWQELFYAVHLVCLWDDKGAMKISESLQQDIVAYIKQAQCRVLAQREEQALLKAYIVEWRKFFTQSNYLPLPFTKLENCLKGKESSSSSSSSSSVAASSGGGASSSSSTLTANSAGGAGSSHNASASASGTSAGSSGSSSSVSSKKPIHAEDSIVRKLMLDSWNQSIFMNIKHRLQESAMKLVHAERNGEAFDSQLVIGVRESYVNLCSNAEDKLKIYRENFEAAYLQATSAFYRLKASEQLQANGVKSFMEYADAKLREEEARGERYLEPGSITALGQCCVTVLIGDHLPTLLAECAPLIEARETVRLQLMFRLLDRVAGGVDPMLRDLETHIVQAGLADMVAAADIITQDSEKYVERLLKLFRRFSDLVKEAFNDDPRFLTARDKAFKTVVNDITLFKLELPTSNTALARGIKTSTPESKCPELLANYCDMLLRRTPFSKRLTTEEIESRLKDVLLVLKYVSNKDVFMRYHKAHLTRRLILDSSADSEKEEDMVEWLREVGMPADYVNKLARMFQDIKVSEDLNTQFRSQTTRHDAINIKILNAGAWARGSERVSVSLPLELEDYIPEVEEFYKKKHSGRKLQWYHHMSNGTITFANNTGRFDLDVTTFQMAVLFAWNQRPNEKVSYENLRLATELPDPELRRTLWSLVAFPKLKRQLLVYEPAISNPKDFSENTLFWVNQEFAIIKNGKPQRRGKVNLVGRLQLSTERSQQEDNQSIVQLRILRTQEAIIKIMKMRKRLSNAALQAELVDILKNMFLPSKKMIKEQLEWLIEHKYMRRDDDDINTFIYMA, encoded by the exons ATGATGCAAAAG CCAACATTCGAGGACAAATGGCCGTACATGCGACCGGTAGTTCTAAGCCTGCTGAAACAGGAGCGTGTCACACCATCAGAATGGCAGGAACTGTTCTACGCCGTGCACCTCGTGTGCCTCTGGGACGACAAGGGTGCGATGAAGATCAGCGAGAGTCTACAGCAGGACATCGTAGCGTACATCAAGCAGGCTCAGTGTCGCGTGCTGGCCCAACGGGAGGAGCAGGCACTACTGAAGGCGTACATCGTGGAGTGGCGTAAATTTTTCACACAAAGCAACTACCTTCCGCTACCCTTTACCAAGCtggaaaactgtttaaaagGCAAGGAAagttcctcctcgtcgtcgtcgtcttcgtcggtGGCTGCGTCTTCCGGTGGCGGggcttcgtcgtcgtcatcgacgTTAACGGCTAATTCTGCAGGTGGCGCAGGATCGAGCCACAATGCGTCCGCCAGCGCCTCAGGAACCAGTGCCGGTAgtagcggcagcagcagcagcgtctcATCGAAAAAACCCATCCACGCGGAGGATTCGATCGTGCGCAAGTTAATGCTGGACTCGTGGAATCAGAGCATCTTCATGAACATCAAACATCGGCTACAGGAGTCCGCCATGAAGCTGGTACACGCGGAGCGCAACGGGGAAGCGTTCGATTCGCAGCTCGTCATTGGCGTGCGTGAAAGCTACGTCAACCTGTGCTCCAATGCCGAAGACAAGCTGAAGATCTATCGCGAAAACTTCGAGGCTGCTTACCTGCAGGCCACGTCGGCCTTCTACCGGTTGAAGGCAAGCGAGCAGCTGCAGGCTAACGGGGTTAAAAGTTTCATGGAGTATGCGGACGCAAAGTTGCGCGAAGAGGAGGCCCGCGGTGAGCGCTATCTGGAACCGGGCAGCATCACAGCGCTAGGTCAATGCTGTGTAACAGTGCTCATTGGTGACCACTTACCGACGCTGCTGGCCGAGTGTGCACCTTTGATCGAGGCGCGTGAAACGGTTCGCTTACAGTTGATGTTTCGGTTGCTTGATCGTGTTGCCGGCGGTGTGGATCCAATGCTGCGCGATCTGGAGACACATATCGTGCAGGCGGGGCTAGCTGATATGGTGGCAGCTGCCGACATCATTACGCAGGACTCGGAGAAGTACGTCGAGCGATTGCTGAAGCTGTTTCGGCGGTTTAGCGATCTGGTGAAGGAGGCGTTCAACGACGATCCCCGGTTTCTGACGGCGCGCGATAAGGCCTTCAAAACGGTCGTGAACGATATTACACTGTTCAAGCTAGAGCTACCCACCTCAAACACGGCGCTCGCACGCGGAATCAAAACGTCCACGCCCGAGTCGAAGTGCCCGGAGCTGCTGGCCAACTACTGTGATATGCTGCTGCGCCGAACGCCATTCAGCAAGCGGCTGACTACCGAGGAGATTGAATCTCGCCTAAAAGATGTACTGCTGGTGCTCAAGTATGTAAGCAATAAGGATGTCTTTATGCGCTACCACAAGGCACACCTAACGAGAAG aCTTATTCTAGACTCCAGCGCTGATAGTGAAAAGGAAGAGGATATGGTGGAGTGGCTCCGAGAAGTGGGTATGCCTGCGGATTACGTAAATAAGTTGGCAAGAATGTTCCAGGACATAAAG GTTAGTGAAGATTTAAACACTCAATTCCGCTCCCAAACGACGCGTCACGATGCGATCAACATAAAAATCCTGAACGCAGGTGCATGGGCCCGCGGTTCGGAGCGTGTATCGGTCAGCTTGCCGCTCGAGCTAGAGGACTACATTCCGGAGGTGGAAGAGTTCTACAAGAAGAAACACTCGGGCCGAAAGCTCCAGTGGTATCACCACATGAGCAATGGAACGATCACGTTCGCTAACAACACTGGCCGGTTCGACCTGGACGTCACCACTTTCCAGATGGCGGTGCTGTTTGCGTGGAACCAACGCCCGAACGAGAAGGTTTCGTACGAGAATCTTCGTCTCGCCACCGAGCTGCCCGATCCGGAGCTGCGGCGGACACTATGGTCGCTGGTAGCGTTCCCCAAGCTGAAGCGCCAGCTGCTCGTGTACGAGCCAGCCATCAGCAATCCAAAGGACTTTAGCGAAAACACGCTGTTCTGGGTGAACCAGGAGTTTGCGATCATCAAAAATGGCAAACCACAGCGACGCGGGAAGGTGAATCTGGTCGGTCGGCTACAGCTGAGCACCGAGCGGTCCCAGCAAGAGGACAATCAGTCGATCGTGCAGCTGCGAATATTGCGTACACAAGAAGCGATTATCAAGATCATGAAAATGCGCAAACGGTTAAGCAATGCTGCACTGCAG GCTGAGCTGGTGGATATACTTAAAAACATGTTCCTGCCATCGAAGAAAATGATCAAGGAGCAGCTTGAGTGGTTAATAGAGCATAAGTACATGCGGAGAGACGATGACGATATCAATACCTTCATCTACATGGCGTAA
- the LOC131289741 gene encoding MYG1 exonuclease, translated as MTSADNAMSINQEKQEAASTSTLTIGTHDGIFHCDEVLACFMLQQLPQYATAQIVRTRDQKLLDQCDIVVDVGGTFDRDRHRYDHHQASFNETFRSLRPELGSRWDIRLSSAGLVYTFFGEEVLKAILEQKLPSAVNPECLRAVYRKIYDGLISEIDAIDNGVPMFEGGEPRYNISTHLSARVGSFNAAWNEPQPAPNSLERFEKAKAYVGKEFVDKIMYYAESWWPARDLVTRALANRKSVHESGEILELEQFCPWKEHLYQLEEEQNLPGVAKYVIYFNRENDWRVICVPNQPSSFVCRKFLAKPWRGIRDEALEQLSGIPGANFVHQSGFIGGNKTREGVLQMAVDSLAAPEEK; from the coding sequence ATGACGAGCGCGGATAATGCCATGAGCATCAACCAAGAAAAGCAAGAGGCTGCATCGACCAGCACTTTGACGATAGGAACGCACGATGGAATCTTCCACTGCGATGAAGTGTTGGCCTGTTTTATGCTGCAACAGCTACCGCAATATGCAACGGCACAGATCGTTCGAACCCGGGACCAGAAGTTGCTGGACCAATGCGACATCGTTGTGGACGTGGGCGGAACGTTTGACCGGGACCGGCACCGATACGATCACCATCAGGCATCCTTCAACGAAACTTTCCGTTCTCTGCGACCGGAGCTGGGCAGTCGGTGGGACATTCGGCTCAGTTCGGCTGGCCTGGTGTATACCTTCTTCGGAGAGGAAGTGCTTAAGGCGATCCTGGAGCAGAAACTACCGTCCGCAGTTAATCCGGAATGTTTACGTGCCGTGTACCGGAAGATTTACGATGGTTTGATCAGCGAAATAGATGCAATCGATAACGGGGTGCCAATGTTTGAGGGCGGTGAGCCACGTTACAACATCTCGACACATCTTAGCGCCCGTGTCGGTTCGTTCAATGCTGCCTGGAATGAGCCACAACCGGCGCCAAACAGTTTGGAACGATTTGAAAAGGCAAAAGCATACGTTGGCAAAGAGTTCGTCGATAAAATTATGTATTATGCTGAGAGCTGGTGGCCAGCCCGTGATTTGGTCACCCGGGCACTGGCTAATCGAAAATCAGTGCACGAGTCAGGAGAAATTTTGGAGCTAGAGCAGTTTTGTCCCTGGAAGGAGCATCTGTACCAGCTGGAAGAGGAGCAGAATCTTCCGGGGGTAGCTAAGTACGTGATTTACTTCAACCGCGAAAACGATTGGAGGGTCATATGCGTACCCAACCAGCCGTCCAGCTTTGTTTGTCGTAAGTTTCTGGCCAAACCATGGCGTGGAATAAGGGATGAAGCGTTGGAGCAGCTGTCCGGAATACCTGGGGCTAATTTTGTTCACCAAAGTGGGTTCATTGGCGGGAACAAGACCCGCGAAGGTGTATTACAAATGGCGGTAGACAGTTTGGCGGCTCctgaagaaaagtaa